From one Streptomyces sp. Q6 genomic stretch:
- a CDS encoding aspartate aminotransferase family protein produces MTPQPNPQVGAAVKAADRAHVFHSWSAQELIDPLAVAGAEGSYFWDYDGNRYLDFTSGLVYTNIGYQHPKVVAAIQEQAATMTTFAPAFAIESRSEAARLIAERTPGDLDKIFFTNGGADAVEHALRMARLHTGRPKVLSAYRSYHGGTQQAINVTGDPRRWANDSGSAGVVRFWAPFLYRSRFYAETEEQECARALEHLEATIQFEGPATIAAIILETVPGTAGIMLPPAGYLAGVRELCDRYGIVFVLDEVMAGFGRTGKWFAADLYDVTPDLMTFAKGVNSGYVPLGGVAISAAIAETFAKRPYPGGLTYSGHPLACAAAVATINVMEEEGIVEQAARTGAEIIEPALRELAERHPSVGEVRGVGMFWALDLVRDRETREPLVPYNATGEANAPMAAFGAAAKAHGLWPFINMNRTHVVPPLNVTEAEAKEGLAALDAALSVADEHVVA; encoded by the coding sequence ATGACCCCTCAGCCGAATCCCCAGGTCGGCGCCGCCGTGAAGGCCGCGGACCGTGCGCACGTGTTCCACTCCTGGTCCGCACAGGAGCTCATCGACCCGCTGGCCGTCGCCGGTGCCGAAGGCTCGTACTTCTGGGACTACGACGGAAACCGCTACCTCGACTTCACCTCCGGGCTCGTCTACACGAACATCGGGTACCAGCACCCGAAGGTCGTCGCAGCGATCCAGGAGCAGGCCGCGACGATGACGACGTTCGCGCCCGCCTTCGCCATCGAGTCGCGCTCCGAGGCCGCACGCCTCATCGCCGAGCGCACCCCCGGCGACCTCGACAAGATCTTCTTCACCAACGGCGGCGCCGACGCCGTGGAGCACGCCCTGCGCATGGCCCGTCTGCACACGGGCCGTCCGAAGGTGCTCTCCGCGTACCGCTCGTACCACGGCGGCACCCAGCAGGCGATCAACGTCACCGGTGACCCGCGCCGCTGGGCCAACGACAGCGGCAGCGCGGGCGTCGTCCGCTTCTGGGCGCCGTTCCTGTACCGCTCGCGCTTCTACGCCGAGACGGAGGAGCAGGAGTGCGCGCGTGCCCTGGAGCACCTGGAGGCGACGATCCAGTTCGAGGGTCCGGCGACGATCGCCGCGATCATCCTGGAGACCGTCCCGGGCACGGCCGGCATCATGCTGCCGCCCGCCGGGTACCTCGCCGGGGTCCGTGAGCTGTGCGACCGCTACGGCATCGTCTTCGTCCTCGACGAGGTCATGGCGGGCTTCGGCCGTACGGGCAAGTGGTTCGCCGCCGACCTGTACGACGTGACGCCGGACCTGATGACGTTCGCGAAGGGCGTGAACTCGGGGTACGTGCCGCTCGGCGGTGTCGCGATCTCCGCCGCGATCGCCGAGACGTTCGCGAAGCGGCCCTACCCGGGCGGTCTCACCTACTCCGGCCACCCGCTGGCCTGCGCCGCCGCCGTCGCCACCATCAACGTGATGGAGGAGGAGGGCATCGTCGAGCAGGCCGCGAGGACGGGCGCCGAGATCATCGAGCCCGCCCTGCGCGAGCTCGCCGAGCGGCACCCGTCGGTCGGCGAGGTGCGCGGCGTGGGCATGTTCTGGGCCCTGGACCTCGTACGGGACCGGGAGACGCGCGAGCCGCTGGTGCCGTACAACGCGACCGGTGAGGCGAACGCCCCGATGGCCGCGTTCGGCGCGGCGGCGAAGGCGCACGGCCTGTGGCCCTTCATCAACATGAACCGCACCCACGTGGTGCCGCCGCTGAACGTCACCGAGGCGGAGGCCAAGGAGGGTCTCGCGGCGCTGGACGCGGCCCTCTCGGTGGCGGACGAGCACGTCGTGGCGTGA
- a CDS encoding GntR family transcriptional regulator, with product MPPVPDGPAVTRNTLRRQIADALRDEILGGRLDPGQEFTVKEIAEGYGVSATPVREALVDLTAQGLLDSAQHRGFRVHEYSLADYRAMIEARSLVADGIFRGLTENPPENPGTPAALAGVRRRGEEAARAASAGDLNVLIGYDLRFWRELSALFGNPYLSDFFHRLRVQSWMCAVPVLRRAGDLRGRLWSGHCDLVDALSHRDAAAAHAIIASYNTDSLALIERLSDR from the coding sequence GTGCCGCCCGTTCCCGACGGTCCCGCCGTCACCCGCAACACCCTGCGCCGGCAGATCGCGGACGCGCTGCGCGACGAGATCCTCGGGGGGCGCCTCGACCCCGGCCAGGAGTTCACGGTCAAGGAGATCGCCGAGGGGTACGGGGTGTCGGCCACGCCGGTCCGCGAGGCCCTGGTCGACCTCACCGCGCAGGGCCTGCTCGATTCCGCCCAGCACCGCGGCTTCCGCGTCCACGAGTACTCGCTCGCCGACTACCGCGCCATGATCGAGGCCCGCAGCCTCGTCGCGGACGGCATCTTCCGCGGCCTCACCGAGAACCCGCCGGAGAACCCCGGCACCCCGGCCGCCCTGGCCGGCGTCCGGCGCCGCGGCGAGGAGGCCGCCCGCGCCGCGAGCGCCGGCGACCTGAACGTTCTCATCGGCTACGACCTGCGCTTCTGGCGCGAACTGTCCGCCCTGTTCGGCAATCCGTACCTCTCCGACTTCTTCCACCGGCTGCGCGTCCAGTCCTGGATGTGCGCCGTGCCGGTGCTCCGCCGGGCCGGCGACCTCCGGGGCCGCCTGTGGTCCGGGCACTGCGATCTGGTGGACGCGCTGAGCCACCGGGACGCCGCCGCCGCGCACGCGATCATCGCCTCGTACAACACGGACTCGCTCGCGCTGATCGAGCGCCTCTCGGACCGATAG